From the genome of Aspergillus fumigatus Af293 chromosome 1, whole genome shotgun sequence, one region includes:
- a CDS encoding putative ethanolamine kinase, with translation MGSAGEMKDETLLPLRFIPLSYNHADSQASALRLVLTLNPQWEGPDNKIEFVRFTDGITNTLLKIINRKPGWTEEQIDNEAVLMRAYGNHTEILIDRERETTSHALLASRGLAPSLLARFQNGLLYRFIRGRPATHLDLVKPPLWRGVAQRLGQWHAVLPINGHSASSSSAKELPLSHHVDVDDQHQHEQEDDLDPIKPRVPGPNMWTVLQKWILALPTATEEQRTRRRALQKELERVVRELDDGRGLGDDGLVFAHCDLLCANVIILPSQCPATAATSDKEALKVQFIDYEYATPSPAAFDIANHFAEWGGYNCDYSMMPTRSVRRQFLTEYVKSYSQYRGIPECAQQEIVDRLYEDVDRFRGIPGLYWGVWALIQAQISQIDFDYASYAETRLGEYYAWRREVDGSRVQASEEMPLRERRWAEA, from the exons ATGGGATCAGCCGGTGAGATGAAGGATGAGACCCTTCTCCCTCTGAGATTCATCCCTCTGTCATACAACCATGCCGACTCCCAGGCATCAGCGCTCAGGCTTGTTCTGACGCTGAACCCGCAGTGGGAGGGCCCGGACAACAAGATCGAGTTCGTGCGCTTCACGGACGGCATCACGAATACT CTTCTCAAAATCATTAATCGGAAACCTGGCTGGACCGAGGAACAAATAGACAACGAAGCAGTACTGATGAGAGCGTACGGTAACCATACAGAGATCCTCATAGACCGCGAAA GAGAAACCACGTCCCATGCGCTTCTGGCCAGCCGTGGCCTGGCTCCTTCCCTTCTGGCTCGTTTCCAAAATGGGCTTCTCTATCGGTTCATTCGAGGCCGTCCAGCAACCCATTTGGATCTGGTCAAGCCTCCGCTCTGGCGTGGCGTTGCCCAAAGGCTCGGACAGTGGCATGCGGTGCTGCCTATCAATGGACACAGCGCGTCCAGTTCATCTGCCAAAGAGCTCCCCTTATCCCACCATGTAGATGTCGACGATCAGCACCAGcatgagcaagaagatgatTTGGATCCCATCAAGCCCCGAGTACCGGGTCCCAACATGTGGACTGTTCTGCAGAAATGGATCCTGGCTCTTCCCACCGCGACCGAGGAGCAGCGCACCCGACGACGCGCCTTGCAGAAGGAATTGGAACGCGTGGTGCGtgagctggatgatggaaggGGTCTTGGTGACGACGGG CTGGTTTTTGCCCACTGTGACCTCCTCTGTGCCAACGTTATCATCCTGCCGTCACAGTGTCCTGCCACTGCCGCAACCTCTGACAAAGAAGCACTAAAGGTGCAGTTCATCGACTATGAGTACGCGACCCCATCTCCAGCCGCCTTTGACATCGCCAACCACTTTGCCGAATGGGGCGGATACAACTGCGACTACAGCATGATGCCGACGCGTTCCGTTCGCCGACAATTCCTGACCGAGTATGTCAAGAGCTACAGCCAATATCGGGGGATTCCCGAATGTGCCCAGCAGGAGATTGTCGACCGATTATATGAGGATGTCGATCGATTCCGTGGCATTCCCGGACTATACTG GGGCGTGTGGGCACTCATCCAAGCCCAGATCTCACAGATCGACTTTGACTATGCTTCGTACGCGGAGACCCGGCTGGGAGAATACTACGCCTGGCGGCGAGAAGTGGATGGCTCGCGGGTTCAGGCGAGCGAAGAGATGCCCCTCCGAGAACGTCGCTGGGCTGAAGCTTAG
- a CDS encoding inositol monophosphatase family protein, translating into MAIEFTQDTLDEIYAFAVALGRRAGDLLLERIDKQIASDGETAYTYTEKDNAVDIVTQTDEDVETFIKTAIEKRYPEHKFLGEETYAQGQSRSYLIDAHPTWCIDPLDGTVNFTHLFPTFCVSIGFLVNHRPVIGVIYAPAMNQMFSSCVGRGAWLNDTRGARRLPLRRNPIPPMPATSPRGCIFACEWGKDRRDIPGGNMARKVESFVRMASESGGMVHGVRSLGSAALDLAYTAMGAVDIWWEGGCWEWDVAAGIAILREAGGLVTTANPPANPETDPIEEARLGSRLYLAIRPAGPSETETGRQTQERTVREVWKRVRELDYTRPGA; encoded by the exons ATGGCGATAGAATTCACCCAAGACACACTAGACGAGATCTACGCCTTTGCAGTCGCTCTCGGTCGTAGAGCCGGCGACCTTCTCCTCGAGCGCATCGATAAGCAGATCGCAAGCGACGGCGAGACTGCATACACATACACAGAGAAAGACAATGCAGTCGACATTGTCACGCAGACGGACGAGG ACGTGGAGACATTTATCAAAACCGCAATCGAGAAGAGATACCCCGAGCACAA ATTCCTCGGCGAAGAAACCTACGCTCAGGGCCAATCCCGCTCGTACCTAATCGACGCACATCCAACATGGTGCATCGATCCTCTGGACG GAACCGTCAACTTCACCCACCTCTTCCCCACGTTCTGCGTCTCGATCGGGTTTCTCGTCAACCACCGCCCAGTTATCGGCGTCATCTACGCCCCCGCCATGAATCAGATGTTCTCTTCCTGTGTCGGCCGAGGCGCCTGGTTGAATGACACTCGTGGCGCGCGCCGGCTGCCGCTCCGCCGTAACCCCATCCCCCCGATGCCGGCCACGTCGCCGAGGGGGTGTATCTTTGCATGTGAGTGGGGGAAGGATAGACGGGATATCCCTGGGGGAAACATGGCGCGCAAGGTTGAGAGTTTTGTGAGAATGGCTTCGGAGAGTGGGGGGATGGTGCACGGGGTAAGGAGTCTGGGGAGTGCGGCGTTGGATCTGGCGTATACGGCTATGGGGGCGGTAGATATCTGGTGGGAGGGGGGTTGTTGGGAGTG GGATGTGGCTGCCGGTATTGCGATTCTGCGTGAAGCCGGAGGCCTGGTCACAACGGCGAATCCGCCTGCGAATCCCGAGACGGATCCGATCGAAGAGGCGCGCTTGGGCAGTCGGTTGTATCTGGCTATTAGGCCCGCTGGGCCATCAGAAACTGAGACCGGGAGACAGACGCAGGAGAGGACTGTGAGGGAGGTGTGGAAGCGCGTGAGGGAGCTGGATTATACACGACCTGGTGCATAG
- a CDS encoding putative C6 transcription factor QutA: MSNDMRQSPGPASRSKRRLIDTDEDARRMRADDHSTQSKRQRVSRACDSCRSKKDKCDGVQPVCSTCASLCRPCTYKTNPKKRGLPTGYIRTLELLWGLVFCKIKGSEEVVRALLRASNMPGHLATMGKEAEGSDDLVSSWKNSTVLKEIERMLTLLDQPEEEQDKVIRGLGETDSPEAGGSSVLSSDTLEWQLPEGATDARQSQTAGLSPSETPPQGTILRHLPPRTTKDNSTQTFLCADPIGTSTGNFLLQPFLQSQPSSLPQLPSNVWTLLDVYFSYTQCWFPILEKHDILRTAFRQSEDNAQILPRTTGSGDCAALWAVLTLASMQERSIAATRQMGASPNRPRSSQLYATARALIPAEKGIHEIGHVQALLILSLVKLGQQEWKDAWVLVGQAIRIARWLGLGSPLTGSAENEKGSARSKHVFLGCFVLETLISSKTGQAPSLRKEDLVKTGPINEDGLEEWHPWEDQTGLRAPESSRGSSHRGPLHALSTFNRMVSLMCILNDACCTKRLENNPAPQLEALERQLQHWVSALPGSYRVDLQSPTRLASPHIFGLEMMFESSVTALSLDTIRQGDKRLSDLRKTRAIESLKRLMLLLQKYMETYSLAATSPIFGMLLTFGISSGEGQGARGEFELDIGLKNKLEEYSSHLSTVWLQDSDAEGRGLSLGAEDAFLPTPTDRLSHLHNGNASARHTSSDSMTGHPALQPLDASGQQEMRAMFSTPNSFLTSSWTRTPNVEDNVTLSLPTPARAAGPSHHASQLQIPAQRPHSSISSAPKLINDGSTIPDIPSPFPVNTPQYQQTYSDPNLHLGPFMDIERYASLRRPRIAPDLDALFDELASLDGTEKGDNQPEFMQNLGFVPDAGISDLYSYSSQEPFLLAQTQQLSEGSAAIQRERQPKR, from the exons ATGAGCAACGATATGCGCCAATCTCCAGGGCCCGCTAGCAGGTCGAAACGGCGATTGATCGACACCGACGAAGATGCCAGACGCATGCGTGCTGACGACCATTCCACACAATCTAAGCGGCAGCGAGTGTCGCGTGCCTGCGACAGCTGTCGCTCCAAGAAGGATAAATGCGATGGGGTGCAGCCGGTCTGCTCGACTTGCGCATCATTATGTCGACCTTGCACTTATAAGACCAACCCCAAGAAGCGAGGCTTGCCGACCGGATACATTCGCACGTTGGAGTTGCTGTGGGGGCTAGTCTTTTGTAAGATAAAGGGGAGCGAGGAGGTGGTGCGCGCCTTACTCAGGGCATCCAATATGCCGGGTCACCTGGCTACTATGGGCAAAGAGGCGGAGGGTTCTGATGATCTTGTCTCATCCTGGAAGAATAGCACCgttctcaaggagatcgagcgCATGTTGACTTTATTGGACCAgccggaggaggaacaggaCAAGGTCATTCGAGGGCTTGGGGAGACGGATTCTCCGGAAGCTGGGGGGAGCAGTGTTCTCTCCTCGGACACGCTCGAGTGGCAGCTACCTGAAGGTGCCACGGACGCACGTCAATCACAGACCGCTGGTCTATCTCCTTCCGAAACGCCGCCACAGGGAACCATCCTCCGACATCTGCCGCCTCGTACTACAAAAGACAATAGCACCCAGACATTCCTCTGTGCAGATCCCATTGGCACCTCTACAGGGAACTTTCTCTTGCAACCTTTCTTGCAATCACAGCCTTCATCCCTTCCTCAACTTCCCTCCAATGTGTGGACGCTGCTTGATGTCTACTTTTCTTACACCCAGTGTTGGTTTCCCATTCTCGAGAAGCATGATATACTTCGAACGGCATTCCGTCAGTCTGAAGATAATGCGCAAATCTTGCCTCGGACGACAGGATCCGGGGACTGCGCGGCCCTTTGGGCAGTTTTGACTCTGGCGTCCATGCAAGAGAGGTCGATCGCGGCCACGCGTCAGATGGGAGCTTCTCCAAACCGGCCACGCTCTAGCCAGCTATACGCCACGGCCAGAGCATTGATACCTGCCGAGAAGGGCATTCATGAGATTGGGCATGTGCAGGCTTTGCTGATTCTGTCCTTGGTGAAACTCGGACAACAGGAATGGAAAGATGCGTGGGTGCTGGTAGGGCAAGCAATTCGAATTGCACGGTGGCTGGGTTTGGGTTCTCCACTGACAGGCTCGGCTGAAAATGAGAAGGGCTCGGCACGGTCAAAGCATGTCTTTTTAGGGTGCTTCGTACTGGAAACACTGATTTCTAGCAAGACTGGCCAGGCACCGTCGCTACGCAAAGAGGATCTCGTCAAGACCGGCCCGATCAATGAGGATGGCTTGGAGGAATGGCATCCTTGGGAAGATCAGACTGGTCTGCGAGCCCCAGAATCGTCGCGTGGTTCCTCTCACCGTGGACCCCTTCATGCCCTGAGCACATTCAACCGGATGGTGTCCTTGATGTGCATCTTGAACGACGCTTGTTGCACAAAGCGATTGGAGAACAATCCGGCACCACAGCTCGAGGCGCTGGAACGACAGTTACAACATTGGGTGTCGGCCCTCCCTGGAAGCTACCGTGTTGACTTGCAGAGTCCCACTAGGCTTGCCTCACCTCACATCTTTGGATTGGAAATGATGTTTGAAAGCAGCGTCACCGCCTTATCTTTGGACACGATACGCCAGGGGGATAAACGTCTGTCAGACCTGAGAAAGACTCGTGCGATTGAGAGCTTAAAGAGGCTcatgctgctgttgcaaAAGTACATGGAAACTTATAGCCTGGCGGCGACAAGTCCAATCTTTGGAATGCTATTGACGTTTGGTATCTCCTCGGGGGAGGGGCAAGGCGCGCGAGGGGAATTTGAACTTGATATAGGCCTCAAGAACAAACTTGAAGAGTATTCCTCGCATCTTTCTACAGTATGGTTGCAAGACAGTGATGCAGAGGGGAGGGGTCTCTCACTGGGAGCGGAAGATGCATTCCTACCGACGCCAACGGACCGGTTGAGTCATCTACATAACGGTAATGCCTCTGCTCGACATACATCATCGGACAGTATGACCGGTCATCCAGCCTTGCAGCCTTTGGACGCTAGCGGACAGCAAGAGATGAGGGCTATGTTCTCCACACCGAACTCGTTCTTGACAAGCTCCTGGACAAGGACGCCGAACGTTGAAGACAACGTTACTCTATCCCTCCCGACACCTGCTAGAGCCGCTGGACCTTCGCATCACGCCTCCCAACTACAAATCCCCGCCCAAAGACCCCAttcttcgatttcttccGCTCCGAAACTCATCAATGACGGCAGCACAATACCAGACATACCATCACCCTTTCCCGTAAACACCCCCCAGTACCAGCAGACGTATAGCGATCCAAATCTGCACCTCGGACCATTTATGGATATTGAAAGATACGCATCATTACGCCGACCGCGAATCGCGCCAGACCTTGATGCATTGTTTGACGAGCTGGCCTCGTTGGACGGTACCGAGAA GGGTGACAATCAGCCCGAATTCATGCAGAATCTTGGGTTTGTCCCTGATGCCGGGATTTCGGATCTCTACTCCTACTCCAGTCAAGAGCCCTTCCTTCTGGCACAGACCCAGCAGCTTTCCGAGGGTTCTGCCGCCATACAACGAGAACGACAGCCGAAGCGATGA
- a CDS encoding shikimate dehydrogenase family protein has translation MQLQPQKHYNYILGSMLSIKFLPLHPDVNRTSKSACIPSSTPMSSSTMASPIMDTVSEQPPPEEPISNPDHIDGVAYLYGHPLLNSLSPPLHQTIYQSLGLNWTQIPLSSVYGTSETYPPPYTRSPPIPKFLASIKSNPKFVGSSVTMPWKVTIMPHLDDLTEDARQAGACNTIFLRPEADGRTSYVGTNTDCIGIREALLQNSTGEKAFRNKPALIVGGGGTARTAIYVMRKWLGCSKIYVVNRDAAEVAAILEEDRQRNPSSDKAPLIHVTDRTVAARLEPPAVIVSGIPNYPPKTPGELQAREVLQVFLGEAPATTATPKGVILEMCYHPVPWTEIAQLASTAGWKVILGSEALIWQGLEQARLWTGRDVVAEPGLVEKVKEVVGKLIAERVPSKSNL, from the coding sequence ATGCAACTACAACCTCAGAAGCACTACAATTACATCCTAGGTAGTATGTTAAGTATCAAGTTTCTACCTCTTCATCCAGATGTGAATCGTACATCAAAATCGGCCTGTATACCATCAAGTACCCCAATGTCCAGCAGTACCATGGCCTCCCCGATCATGGACACCGTCTCTGAACAACCACCCCCAGAAGAACCCATCAGCAACCCCGACCACATCGATGGAGTGGCATATCTCTACGGCCATCCTTTGCTCAACTCCCTATCTCCGCCTCTCCACCAAACAATATACCAAAGTCTCGGTCTGAATTGGACCCAGATCCCTCTCTCCAGCGTCTACGGGACATCAGAAACCTACCCTCCACCATACACCCGCTCACCCCCGATTCCCAAATTCCTCGCGTCCATCAAGTCCAACCCCAAGTTCGTCGGCTCCTCCGTGACCATGCCATGGAAAGTCACTATCATGCCACACCTCGACGACCTCACCGAGGACGCCCGACAGGCCGGCGCCTGCAACACCATCTTCCTCCGCCCGGAAGCCGATGGCAGGACGTCCTACGTCGGCACCAACACAGACTGCATCGGCATCCGCGAGGCTCTTCTCCAGAATTCCACCGGCGAGAAGGCATTCCGCAACAAGCCCgccctcatcgtcggcggAGGCGGCACCGCCCGCACAGCAATCTACGTGATGCGCAAGTGGCTGGGCTGCAGCAAGATCTACGTCGTCAATCGGGATGCGGCCGAAGTAGCTGCCATTCTTGAGGAGGACCGCCAGCGCAATCCCAGCTCCGACAAGGCTCCGCTCATCCATGTGACGGATCGCACGGTTGCGGCTCGTCTGGAGCCTCCCGCGGTCATTGTCTCGGGGATCCCCAATTACCCTCCCAAAACGCCGGGGGAGCTCCAAGCCAGGGAAGTGCTGCAAGTGTTTCTAGGGGAGGCCCCGGCAACGACGGCAACCCCCAAAGGCGTGATTCTGGAGATGTGCTATCACCCTGTCCCGTGGACGGAGATTGCGCAGCTGGCCTCCACGGCTGGGTGGAAGGTGATTCTTGGTTCGGAGGCGTTGATCTGGCAGGGCCTGGAGCAGGCACGGCTGTGGACTGGTAGGGACGTGGTTGCGGAGCCTGGCCTAGTagagaaggtcaaggaggtGGTGGGCAAGTTGATTGCTGAACGGGTGCCGTCCAAGTCAAATTTATAA
- a CDS encoding Gfo/Idh/MocA family protein: MPLRIIIVGAGLIGPRHAQSVLSNPSTELVALVDPASSGARVASQLQTEHFPSVPAMLAAIPKPDAAIICTPNHTHVPIATELLSHGIHILTEKPLSDSVESAQSLLAFARRPENAHLTVLVGHHRRFNPYVRAAKEILDSNSLGTVIAVNGLWTLYKPEAYFAPPTDWRRVRPSGGVIPINLVHDIDTLQYLFGPITRVHAERTPRQRANPPHEVEEGAALILRFASGVVGTFLVCDATPSPHNFEMGTGENPLIPGPPGASEGGGGADFYRIFGSEACLSVPDMTRWSYDGRAEKSWTEQLAVERFEVDQKAAPFDLQLAHFVEVIAGREPPRCSGEDGLRALMVCEGVRRALETGEAVDLPVI, from the coding sequence ATGCCCCTCCGaatcatcatcgtcggcgccgGCCTCATCGGCCCTCGCCACGCCCAATCCGTCCTCTCCAACCCATCCACCGAGCTGGTGGCCCTCGTCGACCCAGCCAGCAGCGGGGCCCGCGTCGCCTCACAGCTGCAGACAGAACACTTCCCCTCTGTTCCCGCCATGCTGGCGGCAATCCCCAAACCCGACgccgccatcatctgcaccCCAAACCACACCCACGTCCCCATCGCAACAGAGCTGCTCTCCCACGGCATCCACATCCTCACCGAGAAACCCCTCAGCGACAGCGTCGAATCGGCCCAGTCGTTGCTAGCCTTCGCCCGCCGCCCCGAAAACGCCCACCTGACTGTCCTGGTTggccaccaccgccgcttCAACCCCTATGTTCGGGCAGCCAAGGAGATCCTGGATAGTAACTCCCTCGGGACCGTAATCGCAGTCAACGGCCTCTGGACACTCTATAAGCCGGAGGCCTACTTCGCGCCGCCGACGGACTGGCGTCGTGTCCGTCCCTCCGGCGGCGTGATCCCCATTAACCTCGTCCATGACATCGATACGCTGCAGTACCTCTTTGGCCCGATCACCCGCGTCCATGCGGAGAGGACGCCACGGCAGCGAGCCAACCCGCCGCAcgaagtcgaagaaggcgCAGCCCTGATCCTGCGCTTCGCGTCGGGTGTTGTCGGCACATTCCTCGTTTGTGATGCCACCCCGTCGCCGCATAACTTTGAGATGGGCACGGGGGAGAACCCGCTTATCCCTGGTCCACCCGGGGCAAGCgagggcggtggtggagcGGACTTCTACCGGATCTTTGGCTCCGAAGCGTGTCTAAGTGTGCCGGATATGACGCGGTGGAGTTACGATGGGCGGGCGGAGAAGAGTTGGACGGAGCAGTTGGCCGTGGAGAGATTTGAGGTTGACCAGAAGGCTGCGCCGTTTGATTTGCAGCTGGCGCACTTTGTGGAGGTGATTGCCGGGAGGGAGCCGCCGAGGTGTTCTGGCGAAGATGGGTTACGAGCGTTGATGGTTTGTGAGGGAGTGAGGAGGGCCTTGGAGACGGGGGAGGCGGTTGACTTGCCTGTGATATAG
- a CDS encoding sugar phosphate isomerase/epimerase family protein — MPNRLGIGSMSLGRPGIHDLPTKLHQASRHGYEGIELFFDDLDCLAHSSFNGCHLAAAHEVRRLCDSLGLSIICLQPFLFFEGLLDRTQTEHLLTEKLPKWFQIAHILNTDLIQIPSNFLPSDPTTGAPRTTGDLDVIVSDLQRIADLGAAQSPPFRFVYEALAWGTHVSTWEQAWAAVSRANRPNLGLCLDTFNLAGRVYADPAAPSGKTPHAEADLAASLQRLRERIDVQKVFYIQIVDGERLSAPLDENHPFHVPGQPPRMSWSRNARLFPFEEDRGGYLPVLDVARAFFELGFEGWVSLELFSRTLADPDPATPEKHAARGWRAWRRLVEVLKLRASTSASSDALDASLPLHHRL; from the coding sequence ATGCCCAACCGCCTAGGAATCGGGTCTATGTCCCTGGGCCGGCCAGGAATCCACGACCTGCCCACCAAGCTCCATCAGGCTTCCCGGCACGGCTACGAAGGCATCGAGCTCTTCTTCGACGATCTCGACTGCCTGGCCCATTCCAGCTTCAACGGCTGCCACCTCGCCGCCGCGCACGAGGTCCGCCGGCTGTGCGATTCCCTCGgcctctccatcatctgcctgcagcccttcctcttcttcgagggTCTCCTCGACCGCACGCAAACCGAGCACCTCCTCACCGAAAAGCTCCCCAAATGGTTCCAGATCGCCCACATCCTCAACACCGACCTCATCCAGATCCCCTCCAATTTCCTCCCGTCTGACCCAACCACCGGCGCACCCCGCACTACCGGCGACTTGGATGTCATCGTCTCCGACCTCCAGCGCATCGCAGACCTCGGCGCCGCCCAAAGCCCGCCTTTCCGCTTCGTCTACGAGGCCCTCGCATGGGGCACCCACGTCTCCACCTGGGAGCAAGCCTGGGCCGCGGTGTCGCGCGCCAACCGCCCCAACCTCGGCCTCTGCCTCGACACATTCAACCTCGCGGGCCGGGTGTACGCGGACCCAGCAGCACCCTCCGGCAAAACACCCCACGCAGAGGCGGATCTCGCCGCCTCGCTGCAGCGTCTCCGCGAACGTATCGACGTCCAAAAAGTCTTCTACATCCAGATCGTCGACGGGGAGCGCCTCTCCGCCCCGCTCGACGAGAACCACCCGTTTCATGTCCCCGGGCAGCCACCGCGCATGAGCTGGTCGCGGAATGCGAGGCTGTTCCCGTTTGAAGAGGACCGCGGCGGATACCTCCCGGTCCTGGATGTGGCGCGGGCGTTCTTTGAGCTTGGGTTTGAGGGGTGGGTGTCGCTGGAGTTGTTTTCGAGGACGTTGGCGGATCCGGACCCTGCCACGCCGGAGAAGCATGCGGCACGGGGGTGGAGGGCGTGGAGGAGGTTGGTGGAGGTGCTGAAGTTGAGAGCATCCACGTCTGCTTCGTCAGATGCGTTGGATGCGTCATTGCCGTTACATCATCGTTTGTAA
- a CDS encoding sugar porter family MFS transporter translates to MSILALVEDRPTPKEVYNWKIYLLAAVASFTSCMIGYDSAFIGTTLALSSFREEFGFSTMSKTAVNLVSANIVSCYQAGAFFGAFFAYPIGHFWGRKWGLLFAGTIFTLGAGLMLGANGDRGLGLLYGGRVLAGLGVGAGSNITPIYISEMAPPSIRGRLVGVYELGWQIGGLVGFWINYGVSETLAPSHKQWIIPFAVQLIPSGLLLIGAVFLKESPRWLFSRGRREDAIKNLCWIRQLPADHIYMIEEIGAVDQALEEQRTTIGLGFWKPFKAAGTNKKVMYRLFLGSMLFFWQNGSGINAINYYSPTVFKSIGLHGANTSMFSTGIFGVVKTVVTFVWLLYLIDRVGRRLLLLIGAAGAAVCLLIVGAYIKIADPASNPTQEMTGGGIAAMFFFYLYTVFYTPSWNGTPWVMNSEMFEPNMRSLAQACAAASNWLWNFLISRFTPQMFAKMEYGVWFFFASLMLLSIVFVFFLVPETKGIPLESMDVLFESKPIWRAHATVLAKLREDEEQFRHDIEESGYSKTGEQQVEHVSEDLPKV, encoded by the exons ATGTCCATCCTTGCTCTGGTCGAAGATCGACCAACTCCAAAAGAGGTCTACAACTGGAAGATTTACCTGCTGGCCGCCGTGGCATCCTTCACATCATGCATGATCGGCTATGACAGTGCCTTTATCGGAACCACTCTCGCCCTCAGCTCCTTCAGGGAAGAGTTTGGGTTCAGCACCATGAGCAAGACGGCGGTCAATCTGGTAAGCGCCAACATCGTCTCCTGCTACCAGGCCGGCGCCTTCTTTGGCGCTTTTTTCGCCTACCCTATTGGTCACTTCTGGGGTAGGAAATGGGGCCTGCTATTTGCCGGTACGATTTTCACCCTTGGCGCTGGTCTCATGCTTGGTGCCAACGGTGATCGGGGGCTGGGCCTGCTTTATGGAGGGCGTGTTCTGGCCGGTCTTGGTGTCGGTGCGGGCTCGAATATCACTCCCATCTACATTTCGGAGATGGCTCCACCCTCGATTCGTGGACGACTGGTTGGAGTGTACGAGTTGGGCTGGCAGATTGGTGGTCTGGTGGGCTTCTGGATCAAT TACGGTGTCAGTGAAACCCTGGCTCCCAGCCACAAGCAGTGGATCATTCCCTTTGCTGTGCAGTTGATTCCATCCGGTCTGCTCCTCATTGGTGCAGTTTTCCTCAAAGAGTCTCCGCGCTGGCTGTTCTCGCGCGGACGTCGGGAAGATGCCATCAAGAATCTCTGCTGGATCCGCCAGCTGCCTGCGGATCACATATACATgatcgaggagatcggcGCGGTCGACCAGGCCTTGGAGGAGCAGCGCACCACCATTGGCCTTGGCTTCTGGAAGCCGTTCAAGGCCGCCGGAACCAACAAAAAAGTCATGTATCGCCTCTTCCTGGGAAGCatgctcttcttctggcaAAACGGCAGTGGCATCAATGCCATCAACTACTATAGCCCCACGGTGTTCAAGAGCATTGGTCTCCATGGGGCAAACACCAGCATGTTCAGCACCGGGATTTTTGGAGTCGTCAAGACCGTGGTCACCTTTGTCTGGCTCCTTTACCTAATCGACCGCGTGGGACGGcgtctgctgctgttgatcGGAGCTGCCGGCGCAGCAGTCTGCTTGCTTATTGTTGGCGCTTATATCAAGATCGCCGACCCGGCCTCTAACCCTACCCAGGAGATGACTGGGGGCGGCATTGCGGCCATGTTCTTCTTTTATCTTTACACTGTTTTTTACACTCCGTCGTGGAACGGCACTCCTTGGGTGATGAATTCG GAAATGTTCGAGCCCAACATGCGCTCCCTTGCGCAGGCCTGCGCGGCCGCGTCCAACTGGCTCTGGAACTTTCTCATCTCGCGTTTCACACCGCAGATGTTCGCCAAGATGGAGTACGGCGTGTGgttcttctttgcatctttGATGTTGCTGTCCATCGTTTTTGTGTTCTTCCTTGTTCCGGAGACCAAGGGCATCCCGCTGGAGAGCATGGATGTCTTGTTTGAGTCGAAGCCGATTTGGCGTGCTCATGCGACGGTCCTGGCCAAACTgcgagaagatgaggaacaGTTCCGGCATGATATCGAGGAATCGGGGTATAGCAAGACTGGTGAGCAGCAGGTGGAGCACGTGTCCGAGGATCTGCCCAAGGTCTAG
- the qutE1 gene encoding type II 3-dehydroquinate dehydratase, which translates to MGKSILLINGPNLNLLGTREPHIYGNTTLADVEASCKAHAESLGATLATFQSNHEGAIIDRIQAARGNVDGIIINPGAFTHTSVAIRDALLGVGIPFIELHVSNVHAREPWRHHSYFSDKAAGIIVGLGVYGYKVAVEHVALNFKERAAL; encoded by the coding sequence ATGGGCAAGTCaatcctcctcatcaacggcCCCAACTTGAACCTCCTCGGCACCCGTGAGCCCCATATCTATGGCAACACAACACTCGCCGACGTCGAAGCCTCCTGCAAAGCCCACGCCGAGTCACTAGGCGCCACCCTGGCCACCTTCCAGTCAAACCACGAGGGCGCAATCATCGATCGCATCCAGGCCGCCCGCGGCAACGTCGacggcatcatcatcaatcccGGGGCTTTTACGCATACGTCTGTGGCGATTCGGGATGCGCTGCTCGGTGTGGGAATCCCATTCATCGAGCTGCACGTGAGCAATGTGCATGCGCGCGAGCCCTGGAGGCACCATAGCTATTTCAGTGATAAGGCGGCGGGGATTATCGTTGGGTTGGGAGTATATGGATACAAGGTTGCTGTGGAACATGTGGCGTTGAACTTCAAGGAGAGGGCGGCTTTGTAG